A window of Candidatus Parvarchaeota archaeon contains these coding sequences:
- a CDS encoding argininosuccinate synthase produces MAKEKVVLAYSGGLDTSCILKWLVDRGYEVIAFVADIGQKDDFEAVRKKGLATGASKVVVRDCKQEFVTDFIFPAIRANAIYEARYLLGTSLARPLIAKHQIAVAIEEGAQYVSHGATGKGNDQVRFELTYYSLKPDIKVLAPWKIQEFLDQFKGRDDMIAYAKKHGIPVSATTKKPYSEDENLMHISHEAGILEDPAHVPDESVYSRTVTPQKAPEKSTWLEVHFKDGTPVKMVNKNDGTVRTEPLELFTYANEVGAANGVGRMDMVENRFVGIKSRGLYETPGGTILHAAHRDIESIAMDREVMRLRDMLSPKYAEAVYYGFWYSPEMDFLTAAINKSQEYIDGKVTLEIYKGNVFTRARESPTSLYNEDFGSMHKVGGFDQKDSLGFIKINAIRLMAHRAIIEKVGKKK; encoded by the coding sequence ATGGCAAAGGAAAAAGTGGTGCTTGCGTATTCAGGCGGACTGGACACGTCGTGCATATTAAAGTGGCTTGTTGACAGGGGATATGAGGTCATCGCATTTGTTGCCGACATCGGCCAGAAGGATGACTTTGAGGCAGTCAGGAAAAAGGGGCTAGCCACTGGCGCCTCAAAGGTAGTTGTGAGGGATTGCAAGCAGGAATTTGTGACTGATTTTATTTTTCCTGCAATCAGGGCAAATGCCATTTACGAGGCAAGATACCTTCTTGGAACGTCACTTGCAAGGCCGCTTATTGCAAAGCACCAGATAGCGGTTGCCATAGAAGAAGGAGCGCAGTATGTTTCTCACGGTGCCACTGGGAAGGGAAACGACCAGGTGCGCTTTGAGCTTACTTATTACTCGCTCAAGCCGGACATCAAGGTTCTTGCACCTTGGAAGATACAGGAGTTTTTGGACCAGTTCAAGGGCCGCGATGACATGATTGCTTATGCAAAAAAGCACGGGATTCCCGTGTCTGCAACCACCAAAAAACCATATTCCGAGGATGAAAACCTGATGCACATAAGCCATGAAGCAGGGATACTTGAAGACCCGGCACATGTGCCTGATGAAAGCGTCTACTCGCGCACGGTGACACCTCAAAAGGCGCCCGAAAAATCAACATGGCTGGAAGTGCACTTTAAGGACGGCACTCCTGTGAAAATGGTGAACAAGAACGATGGGACTGTAAGGACAGAGCCCCTTGAGCTTTTCACCTATGCAAACGAGGTCGGGGCTGCAAACGGGGTCGGCAGGATGGATATGGTTGAAAACCGCTTTGTCGGAATCAAGTCCCGTGGCCTTTATGAAACACCGGGGGGAACAATACTTCATGCTGCGCACAGGGACATAGAGTCCATTGCAATGGACAGGGAAGTCATGCGCCTGCGCGACATGCTCTCGCCAAAATACGCCGAAGCCGTCTACTACGGGTTTTGGTACTCGCCTGAGATGGATTTTCTCACAGCTGCGATTAACAAGTCGCAGGAGTACATAGACGGCAAGGTGACACTTGAGATATACAAGGGCAACGTGTTCACCCGGGCACGCGAGTCGCCGACAAGCCTTTACAACGAGGATTTTGGCTCAATGCACAAGGTTGGCGGCTTTGACCAGAAGGACAGCCTTGGATTTATCAAGATAAACGCGATTCGGCTGATGGCGCATCGGGCAATAATTGAAAAAGTCGGCAAGAAAAAGTAG